DNA from Aquaspirillum sp. LM1:
AAAACGGATGAAAAATCATCCGTTTTTAGCAGTCGCTGGGTCCGGCAAAAGCGGAACGCCAAGACGATTACACGCCGATGCGAGCACGACCCTTGGCGCGGCGGGCGCGAATCACGCTACGGCCGCCACGGGTTTTCATGCGAACGAGGAAGCCGTGCGTACGCTTGCGACGCACGACGGAAGGCTGGTAAGTGCGCTTCATGAGCTTGATCCCTATGGAAAATCAGGAGAATAAACGCGAGATTAGACCGTCTCGACGCCGGTTTGTCAACTGGATGTTGCAATCCGGGCCGGTCAGGCTGTGGATAACTGCGCGCTAAACGAGTAGAATGGACGATAGTCCTGATTTTGCTGCGCTTTGCCTGCCCACCTGAATGCCAGGCCGGGAGCCGGGGGCCGCAGGGTTGGGGGCGGGTGGCGCGCTGCCCGCCGTAGCATGTT
Protein-coding regions in this window:
- the rpmH gene encoding 50S ribosomal protein L34, which gives rise to MKRTYQPSVVRRKRTHGFLVRMKTRGGRSVIRARRAKGRARIGV